In a single window of the Anaerocolumna cellulosilytica genome:
- a CDS encoding TetR/AcrR family transcriptional regulator, whose product MRVVKDANERKEEILDAAQELFIQKGFDGTSTNEILDKVKIARGTLYYHFKSKEDIMDALIERLNQQILTSASKIAGDKSISLEEKLIRVILSLNISGDESKEIIEHMHKPQNALMHQKMQSKVVSGITPILTDLVREGMEAGFFNTPYPYESIEMIMIYANVAFDSNESYLIEEQRKNKELAFIYHIERLLGAKEGSLKFMRNMFENRNEAYNE is encoded by the coding sequence ATGAGAGTAGTAAAAGATGCGAATGAAAGAAAAGAAGAAATACTAGATGCAGCACAGGAATTATTCATTCAAAAAGGGTTTGATGGAACAAGTACGAATGAGATTTTAGATAAAGTTAAGATTGCAAGAGGGACATTGTATTATCATTTTAAGTCCAAAGAAGATATTATGGATGCATTAATTGAACGATTAAATCAACAGATTTTAACCTCTGCCTCTAAAATTGCAGGGGATAAGAGCATATCCCTTGAGGAAAAATTAATAAGAGTTATTTTATCACTAAATATCAGTGGGGATGAAAGCAAAGAAATCATTGAACATATGCACAAGCCTCAAAATGCCTTAATGCATCAAAAAATGCAAAGCAAAGTAGTAAGTGGAATAACACCAATCCTGACGGATTTGGTACGAGAAGGGATGGAAGCAGGATTCTTTAACACGCCTTATCCATATGAATCGATAGAAATGATAATGATATATGCAAATGTAGCATTTGATAGTAATGAAAGCTATCTGATAGAAGAGCAGAGAAAAAATAAGGAATTAGCTTTTATATATCACATAGAAAGATTGCTCGGAGCAAAAGAAGGGAGCCTTAAGTTTATGAGGAATATGTTTGAGAACAGAAATGAGGCTTATAATGAATAA
- a CDS encoding MFS transporter — translation MNKERKGFGFKKFLLLWSGEFISAIGSGLTSFGLGVYVYQMTGKASAMALVTLFAFMPGMLLSAPAGVLADRYDRRILMVLGDSLSALGLLYILWCMLSGEAKLWQIMVGVTISSVFSSLLEPAYKATITDLLTDEEFTRASGLVQVAGAAKYLISPVLAGFLLTVTNIKLLLILDIGTFFVTVFSALAVKRGLKSKRTDNTASFLSEFKEGFRAISQEKGVLILIVFAYIITFFLGFVQTLCMPMILSFSSSGVLGVIETVSAAGMLVTSVIIGIFSIKLSYVKLLSLSIMGAGIFLVLFGLKENVILIGIAGFLFFSMLPFANTCLDYLIRINLDNEVQGRAWGLIGVISQMGYVFAYVLSGNLADYVFTPLLMEDGVLADSIGRITGTGAGRGIGLLISVSGFLLCLSAILLKQMKSIQSLEKKEDNYVSQINLE, via the coding sequence ATGAATAAGGAAAGAAAAGGTTTCGGTTTCAAAAAATTTTTACTTCTGTGGTCGGGAGAATTTATATCAGCCATTGGCAGTGGTCTTACTTCTTTTGGTCTAGGTGTTTATGTTTATCAGATGACAGGCAAAGCTTCTGCAATGGCATTGGTCACATTATTTGCATTTATGCCTGGAATGTTGCTTAGTGCTCCGGCAGGAGTATTGGCAGACCGCTATGATAGGAGAATTTTGATGGTACTAGGAGACAGCCTTTCAGCACTTGGACTCCTTTATATTCTATGGTGCATGCTATCGGGAGAAGCAAAGTTGTGGCAGATTATGGTAGGGGTGACAATCAGTTCTGTTTTTTCTTCTTTGCTTGAGCCGGCATACAAGGCAACAATTACCGACTTACTTACGGATGAGGAATTTACAAGAGCAAGTGGCTTGGTTCAAGTAGCAGGCGCGGCAAAATATTTAATATCCCCAGTTTTAGCAGGATTTTTACTGACCGTTACAAATATTAAGCTGCTTCTCATTCTTGACATTGGAACCTTTTTTGTAACAGTTTTTTCAGCATTGGCAGTTAAGAGGGGGTTAAAATCTAAGAGGACAGATAATACTGCATCTTTCTTATCTGAATTTAAGGAAGGATTTAGAGCCATATCCCAAGAAAAAGGTGTTCTGATTCTTATTGTATTTGCTTACATAATCACATTCTTTTTAGGTTTTGTGCAAACACTTTGTATGCCAATGATATTATCTTTCTCAAGTAGTGGTGTTCTTGGAGTAATTGAAACAGTATCGGCGGCAGGAATGCTTGTAACAAGTGTAATTATCGGAATTTTCTCAATTAAGCTTTCATATGTTAAGTTATTGTCCTTATCTATTATGGGGGCGGGAATATTTCTTGTGCTATTTGGATTAAAAGAAAATGTGATACTAATTGGAATAGCCGGATTTTTATTCTTTTCTATGCTTCCGTTTGCCAATACCTGTCTTGACTATTTAATACGTATTAATCTTGATAATGAAGTACAAGGCAGGGCATGGGGACTAATTGGTGTTATATCCCAGATGGGTTATGTATTTGCCTATGTCTTATCCGGTAATCTTGCAGATTATGTATTTACGCCCCTTCTTATGGAAGATGGTGTTCTTGCGGATAGCATTGGTAGAATTACAGGAACAGGAGCCGGGCGTGGAATAGGATTACTCATAAGTGTATCAGGTTTTCTTTTGTGTCTTTCAGCAATTTTGTTAAAACAGATGAAATCAATCCAATCGCTTGAAAAAAAGGAGGATAATTATGTATCGCAGATTAATCTGGAATGA
- a CDS encoding FtsX-like permease family protein gives MYRRLIWNDFKKSKLSTLTIFIFTGLVALLISVAAILFVNLTGSIDTLMEKAKTAHFMQMHTGEINQERLKRFAMQNSTVEEYQVAEFLNIDGTDIVLKSKSLSDSVQDNGVSIQNKKFDLLLDLEGNEIKVQDGEIYVPIIYKKEYALTIHDKVYIKGMEFVIAGFLRDSQMNSSLSSSKRFLVSESEYEKLKEKGNIEYLIEFRLADLSKLGEFEAAYTNFGLEANGPAVTYPLFKFLSAISDGMLIVIILLISILVLITSFLCIRFILVARLEEDYREIGVMKAIGIRDFDIKKIYMAKYAVIFFSGCMLGYLLSLLIQDELLKNIRLTIGESKNANLSVSIGMVGILAVFILMMLYVNRVMRYFKKISGAEAIRFGRRLEKGSSMASLQLNKNRLYPVNFFLGMKYVLIRRKLYFVLLLVLIISTFIMVVPNNLYSTLSSESFITYMGVGKCDFRVDIAQSEDILSKTKEVVSKLEKDQNILKYTQLTTKAFIMTTEEGEKKSIKIELGDHTVFPIQYENGQAPTLEHEIAISAMNAEALQKTIGDTILVNIDGQERPLIVCGIYSDITNGGKTTKAAFTNRSGTIIWSVICAQANRGIDIDSIVSEYAKQFDFAKISDVDVYVRQTFGNTLQSVNMAARTAVLVAMLIPLFVTLLFIRMLVAKDKHARAILRVVGFRPSDITKQYMGAAIFILILALLLGTGLSNTLGEVIAGKMIKGLGVHSFRFHINPYVSYIRSPFLLAGITLIAVIIATHNAGKVKMAEQIKE, from the coding sequence ATGTATCGCAGATTAATCTGGAATGATTTTAAAAAAAGTAAACTTAGTACATTGACCATTTTTATTTTTACTGGTCTTGTGGCTTTGCTTATTTCTGTCGCGGCTATTTTATTTGTGAATCTCACAGGTTCAATAGACACCTTGATGGAAAAAGCAAAGACGGCTCATTTTATGCAGATGCATACGGGTGAGATTAATCAGGAGAGGCTTAAACGCTTTGCTATGCAAAACAGTACTGTAGAGGAATACCAGGTTGCTGAATTCCTTAATATTGATGGCACAGATATCGTCTTAAAAAGCAAATCTCTTTCGGATAGTGTTCAGGATAATGGTGTCAGTATTCAAAATAAGAAGTTTGACTTGCTGCTTGATTTAGAGGGTAACGAAATCAAGGTACAAGATGGAGAAATTTATGTACCGATTATCTATAAAAAAGAATATGCTCTTACTATCCATGATAAGGTGTATATAAAGGGAATGGAATTTGTAATTGCAGGTTTTCTCAGAGATTCCCAAATGAATTCCTCACTTTCTTCTTCTAAACGGTTTTTAGTAAGCGAATCAGAGTATGAGAAATTAAAAGAAAAAGGAAATATAGAGTACCTGATTGAATTCCGGCTAGCAGACCTATCAAAGCTTGGAGAATTTGAGGCGGCATATACCAATTTCGGACTGGAGGCAAACGGCCCGGCGGTCACTTATCCTCTTTTTAAATTTTTGAGTGCCATTTCTGATGGAATGCTGATTGTAATTATTTTATTGATTAGTATTCTGGTATTGATAACGTCATTTTTATGTATCCGGTTTATTTTAGTTGCAAGGTTGGAAGAGGATTATAGAGAAATTGGTGTCATGAAGGCGATTGGAATCAGAGATTTTGATATTAAAAAGATTTATATGGCTAAATACGCAGTTATTTTTTTTAGTGGCTGTATGCTTGGGTACCTGCTATCTTTATTGATCCAAGATGAACTGCTTAAAAATATAAGGCTTACCATAGGAGAAAGTAAAAATGCCAATCTTTCGGTATCTATTGGAATGGTTGGAATTCTTGCAGTTTTTATTCTAATGATGCTTTATGTGAACAGGGTAATGAGATACTTTAAGAAGATATCCGGAGCCGAGGCAATACGTTTTGGCAGAAGACTAGAGAAGGGTTCCAGTATGGCTAGTCTTCAGCTAAACAAAAACAGACTTTATCCGGTTAATTTTTTCCTTGGAATGAAGTATGTATTGATTCGAAGGAAGCTGTACTTTGTTTTACTGCTGGTTCTGATTATTTCAACCTTTATTATGGTAGTTCCAAATAATCTCTATTCGACTCTTTCTTCTGAAAGCTTCATTACGTATATGGGAGTAGGAAAATGTGATTTCAGGGTTGATATCGCACAGTCAGAAGATATTTTATCAAAAACAAAAGAAGTAGTGAGTAAACTAGAAAAAGATCAGAATATTTTAAAATATACCCAGCTTACTACAAAGGCATTCATTATGACGACGGAAGAAGGGGAGAAAAAGAGCATTAAGATTGAACTTGGAGATCATACCGTATTTCCAATCCAGTATGAAAATGGTCAAGCACCTACTCTAGAGCATGAAATTGCGATTTCTGCCATGAACGCCGAAGCGTTGCAGAAAACGATTGGTGATACGATTTTAGTGAACATAGATGGGCAGGAAAGACCTCTTATTGTATGTGGAATCTATTCGGATATTACCAATGGAGGGAAAACAACAAAGGCGGCATTTACAAATAGGTCAGGAACAATCATATGGTCTGTTATCTGTGCACAGGCGAACAGAGGAATAGATATTGATTCTATTGTTTCAGAGTATGCTAAACAGTTTGATTTCGCAAAAATATCAGATGTTGATGTCTATGTAAGGCAAACGTTTGGCAATACACTGCAGTCAGTCAATATGGCAGCACGTACAGCGGTTCTGGTAGCAATGCTTATTCCGCTATTTGTTACTTTATTATTTATAAGAATGCTGGTAGCAAAGGATAAACATGCAAGAGCAATCCTGCGTGTGGTTGGATTCCGGCCTTCGGATATTACCAAACAGTATATGGGAGCTGCAATATTCATTTTAATACTTGCACTGCTTTTAGGCACAGGACTTTCCAATACGTTAGGGGAAGTGATAGCAGGTAAAATGATAAAAGGTCTGGGTGTTCATTCATTCCGATTTCATATCAATCCGTATGTGTCCTATATACGCAGTCCATTCCTGCTGGCAGGAATAACACTCATTGCAGTAATAATAGCGACTCATAATGCTGGTAAAGTAAAAATGGCAGAACAGATAAAGGAGTAG
- a CDS encoding ABC transporter ATP-binding protein, which yields MSKVILGENIEKFFGEGKEKTKVLDNITVSVEEGEFVSVMGPSGSGKSTLLFALGGIDRVDKGRIVFDGNELSAGKEKKLSDIRRTGMGFVFQQPTMLKNLNLLDNIILPAVRQDRGRIEQITKRALELMRQAGIEELAKRDITQVSGGQLQRAGICRALINKPKIVFGDEPTGALNSKSAETIMELFTEINQEGTAVMLVTHDARVAACSERVLFLCDGKVVSELRLSKYKEKDMKRRMEQVTGQMRVLGI from the coding sequence ATGAGTAAAGTGATACTAGGAGAAAATATTGAGAAGTTCTTTGGAGAGGGAAAAGAAAAAACAAAAGTATTAGATAACATAACGGTTTCGGTTGAAGAGGGGGAATTTGTATCTGTAATGGGGCCTTCAGGTTCAGGGAAATCAACTCTTTTATTTGCTCTTGGAGGAATCGATAGAGTGGATAAAGGAAGGATTGTATTTGACGGTAATGAATTGTCCGCTGGTAAGGAAAAAAAACTTTCAGATATACGAAGAACTGGCATGGGATTTGTATTTCAGCAGCCAACGATGTTAAAAAATCTGAATCTTCTTGATAATATCATTTTACCTGCTGTGAGGCAAGATAGAGGAAGAATAGAGCAAATTACAAAAAGAGCACTTGAACTTATGCGTCAGGCAGGAATCGAAGAATTAGCCAAAAGAGATATTACACAGGTGTCCGGTGGACAGCTTCAGCGTGCGGGAATCTGCCGCGCACTTATTAATAAACCTAAGATAGTATTTGGGGACGAGCCAACAGGTGCACTGAACTCAAAATCAGCAGAAACAATTATGGAATTGTTTACAGAAATTAACCAAGAAGGAACAGCCGTTATGTTAGTTACCCATGATGCAAGAGTCGCTGCCTGCTCGGAACGAGTTCTATTCTTGTGTGATGGAAAAGTTGTGAGTGAATTAAGACTTTCAAAATATAAAGAAAAAGACATGAAAAGAAGAATGGAACAAGTAACAGGACAGATGAGAGTGCTTGGAATTTAA
- a CDS encoding ABC transporter permease, translating into MNIFNKVTLQSMKKSRTRTIVTIIGVILSAAMITAVATFGTTLLSFLLNISIQKYGDWHVAFMDAPSSFVQERTHDNEVTNTAVFENIGYAMLDGVKSPEKPYLFIAGFSQETFHTLPISLISGRQPENSGEVLVPAHVALKGGVRFTVGDTLSLAVGSRMDGGKNLSQYDPYLSVGKSGVAKEVLVPEEDRTYTVVGICERPGFEEHSAPGYTLITKADTTNQADSFSLFVKLKNPRGIKAYASSKAGAGAYVFNDSVLRFLGVSDNKLFNALLYTVGGILIAIIMVGSIFLIYNAFNISLNERIRQFGMLSSVGATARQLRNSVLFEGLCIGIIGIPIGVLVGIGSVGLLLPIVAGNFKNILHSNVPLTIAVSVPAIIAAAAVSLVTILISAYIPARKAANTPVMESIRQTGEVKTESKTVRTSKLSQRIYGLEGTLALKNFKRNKKRYRSIVLSLTLSLVLFVSGSAFGTTLKQLSKQYIVDMDYDILFITQDLDEREMFSLYDNLKTTDGVYESSYQVILPYTCSVNTTDLSDYYREYAGYTVSDETVHLPIDIQFIPDSEYLHFVNELGLSTVEYTGQNSKIVAIAKQRVDKKDGTTEVFDMFTSPSKTFSVSPATNDKSNMEQGQNINIMFVDTYPVDPPPNQKQSPEQNPCVFMVVAPYSLMADFVIPDNHVTIGFGFQSKNPSKSVAEMEKILQSAGITSAYTLHNVYKILEQYHSLTFVIDVFTYVFVIMISLIAIANVFNTISTNIRLRRRELAMLRSVGMSERDFNKMMNFECIFYGMRTLLFGLPIAGINSWLIFKGLVAQERMDNLDFLFPWRSMTIGMFSVFFIVFITMLYAISKIKKENIIDALRDDMT; encoded by the coding sequence ATGAACATTTTTAACAAAGTCACTCTTCAAAGCATGAAAAAAAGCCGTACCCGAACCATTGTCACAATTATCGGAGTTATTCTTTCCGCCGCCATGATTACGGCAGTCGCCACCTTTGGTACTACCTTGTTAAGCTTTCTGTTAAACATTTCCATCCAGAAATACGGCGATTGGCATGTTGCGTTTATGGATGCCCCCTCCTCTTTCGTGCAGGAGCGAACCCATGACAATGAAGTTACAAATACCGCAGTATTTGAAAATATCGGCTATGCAATGCTTGACGGTGTGAAAAGCCCTGAAAAGCCCTATCTTTTTATAGCCGGATTCAGCCAGGAAACCTTTCATACCTTACCCATAAGCCTGATTTCCGGCAGACAGCCTGAAAATAGCGGAGAGGTTCTTGTTCCGGCACACGTTGCACTAAAGGGCGGTGTCAGATTTACGGTGGGTGACACCCTTTCACTTGCAGTGGGAAGCCGCATGGATGGGGGTAAGAATCTTAGTCAATATGACCCTTATCTTTCTGTGGGAAAATCAGGAGTAGCCAAAGAAGTACTTGTGCCGGAAGAAGATAGAACCTACACAGTTGTGGGAATCTGCGAAAGACCCGGTTTTGAAGAACATTCTGCACCAGGATATACCCTGATAACGAAAGCAGATACAACGAATCAGGCAGACAGCTTCAGCCTATTTGTCAAGCTAAAAAACCCGCGTGGGATAAAGGCTTATGCAAGCAGCAAAGCAGGTGCAGGTGCTTATGTCTTTAATGATTCTGTTCTGCGCTTTCTTGGCGTTTCGGACAATAAACTCTTTAACGCACTTTTGTATACGGTAGGCGGCATTTTGATTGCCATAATAATGGTAGGCTCTATTTTTCTGATTTATAACGCTTTCAACATCTCACTGAATGAACGCATACGTCAGTTCGGAATGCTCTCGTCAGTGGGCGCCACAGCAAGACAACTGCGAAATTCCGTACTGTTTGAAGGGCTTTGCATTGGTATAATCGGCATACCTATTGGTGTTCTAGTCGGTATAGGCAGCGTTGGACTTCTACTTCCCATTGTTGCAGGGAATTTTAAGAACATTCTTCACAGTAACGTGCCTTTGACTATAGCAGTATCGGTCCCTGCAATTATCGCGGCAGCAGCAGTCAGTTTGGTTACCATTTTGATTTCAGCCTATATCCCGGCCAGAAAGGCGGCAAACACTCCTGTGATGGAGAGTATTCGCCAGACAGGAGAAGTTAAAACCGAATCAAAAACCGTGAGAACTTCAAAACTTTCACAACGGATTTATGGTTTGGAGGGAACTCTTGCGTTGAAAAACTTTAAGAGAAATAAAAAACGTTATCGCAGCATTGTATTATCCCTTACATTAAGCCTTGTGCTGTTTGTATCAGGAAGTGCCTTTGGAACCACCCTAAAGCAACTTTCCAAACAATATATAGTGGATATGGATTATGACATTCTTTTTATCACTCAGGATTTGGATGAGCGCGAAATGTTCTCCCTTTATGACAACCTAAAAACCACAGATGGAGTTTACGAAAGCTCGTACCAAGTGATTCTCCCGTATACATGCTCCGTTAATACAACGGATTTATCAGATTATTACCGGGAATACGCAGGATATACTGTGTCAGACGAAACGGTACATCTGCCTATAGACATTCAATTTATCCCTGACAGCGAGTACCTTCACTTTGTCAATGAATTGGGCCTGTCCACAGTCGAATATACAGGACAGAATTCGAAAATAGTTGCCATTGCCAAACAGCGGGTTGACAAGAAAGATGGTACGACCGAGGTGTTTGATATGTTCACGAGTCCTTCAAAGACGTTCAGTGTCTCTCCTGCGACAAATGATAAGTCAAATATGGAACAGGGGCAAAATATAAACATCATGTTTGTCGATACGTACCCGGTGGATCCGCCTCCAAATCAAAAGCAATCTCCCGAACAAAATCCATGTGTTTTTATGGTGGTGGCTCCCTATTCACTTATGGCGGATTTTGTAATCCCGGATAACCATGTTACTATAGGTTTTGGCTTTCAGTCAAAGAATCCTTCTAAATCGGTAGCGGAAATGGAAAAGATACTTCAGAGTGCGGGGATTACATCTGCATATACTCTGCATAATGTGTACAAGATACTTGAACAATACCACAGTCTGACATTTGTTATTGATGTGTTCACCTATGTTTTTGTCATCATGATTTCGCTGATTGCGATTGCCAATGTGTTTAACACGATTTCCACAAATATCAGGCTGCGCAGGCGTGAGCTTGCTATGCTCCGGTCAGTAGGAATGTCTGAGCGGGATTTCAATAAAATGATGAATTTTGAGTGTATCTTTTATGGCATGAGGACATTGCTATTTGGGCTTCCAATAGCAGGAATCAATTCGTGGCTGATTTTTAAAGGGTTGGTGGCTCAAGAAAGGATGGACAACTTGGATTTTTTATTTCCATGGCGCAGTATGACAATCGGTATGTTCAGCGTGTTCTTTATTGTGTTCATTACAATGTTATATGCTATTAGTAAGATAAAGAAAGAAAATATCATTGATGCGCTCCGGGATGATATGACTTGA
- a CDS encoding ABC transporter ATP-binding protein, with product MEFLKIENLCKVYGKGENQVTALDHVSLTIEKGGFTAIIGSSGSGKSTLLHIIGGVDVPTSGKVYLDGQDVYAGSNEKLAIFRRRQVGLIYQFHNLIPTLNVVENITLPILMDKRQVNEERLNDLLEMLGLQDRKMHLPNQLSGGQQQRVSIGRALMNAPAVMLADEPTGSLDSQNGHEIIKLLKESNKKYGQTLLLVTHDENIALQADRIIGISDGKVTRDERMVRP from the coding sequence ATGGAGTTCTTAAAAATTGAAAATCTCTGCAAGGTCTATGGCAAGGGTGAAAACCAAGTTACCGCCCTTGACCATGTTTCGCTTACAATTGAAAAGGGGGGATTTACTGCAATCATCGGCTCCTCCGGCTCCGGCAAATCCACATTGCTGCACATCATCGGCGGCGTGGATGTGCCAACAAGCGGAAAGGTGTATTTGGACGGGCAGGATGTATATGCAGGGAGCAATGAGAAACTTGCCATATTCCGCAGACGGCAGGTCGGACTGATTTACCAGTTCCACAATCTTATTCCCACTTTGAATGTGGTAGAAAATATTACCTTGCCTATCCTGATGGACAAACGGCAAGTCAATGAAGAACGTCTGAATGACTTACTTGAAATGCTTGGATTGCAAGACCGTAAAATGCACTTACCGAATCAGCTTTCAGGCGGTCAGCAGCAGCGTGTTTCCATAGGACGTGCTTTGATGAACGCCCCAGCAGTCATGCTTGCCGATGAACCCACCGGCAGTTTAGACAGCCAGAATGGACACGAAATCATTAAGCTTCTGAAAGAAAGCAATAAAAAATACGGGCAGACCCTGCTCCTAGTCACCCATGACGAAAATATTGCTTTGCAGGCAGACCGTATTATCGGTATATCAGACGGCAAAGTAACGCGGGATGAGAGGATGGTGCGGCCATGA
- a CDS encoding sensor histidine kinase: MLRNREYRQFTLIFSLIAAVAIILGFAINKSAGILITTSAAAFGIAFYIFTSTRYKNIARISDQIDHVLHNADHLYIGESEEGELSILQSEISKMLLRIREQNYELKKEKEHLADSLADIAHQLRTPLTSANLILSLLGNTPDENERKAFVRETEELLLHMDWLITSLLKLSRLDAGIVLFQCEQIDVHKLINTALRPFLIPMELHNIAVQVNIPSGLTIQGDLRWLSEAIQNILKNCIENTGENGIIELVCMDNPLFTEIAIHDSGEGFEKEDLPCLFDRFYRGKNTNATGYGIGLALCKMIITRQGGTITAKNHPKGGALFSVRFPK; encoded by the coding sequence ATGCTTCGGAATAGAGAGTATAGACAGTTTACCCTTATCTTCTCCTTAATAGCCGCTGTCGCCATAATACTGGGATTTGCAATCAATAAATCGGCGGGTATCCTTATCACCACCTCTGCCGCTGCCTTTGGCATAGCTTTTTATATATTTACCAGTACTAGATACAAAAATATTGCACGGATTTCAGATCAAATCGACCATGTACTTCATAATGCTGACCATCTGTATATCGGCGAATCGGAGGAGGGCGAACTTTCTATTCTTCAAAGCGAAATTTCTAAAATGTTGTTGCGAATTAGAGAGCAAAACTACGAACTAAAAAAAGAAAAAGAACATCTTGCCGATTCACTGGCCGATATAGCCCACCAACTCCGAACTCCGCTCACATCCGCCAACCTCATCCTGTCTTTGTTAGGGAATACTCCGGATGAAAACGAGCGGAAAGCATTCGTTCGGGAAACAGAAGAATTGCTTCTCCATATGGATTGGCTGATTACTTCTCTTCTAAAATTATCCCGCTTGGATGCAGGTATTGTGCTATTCCAATGCGAGCAGATAGATGTACATAAACTAATAAACACTGCACTACGCCCGTTCTTAATCCCGATGGAACTGCACAATATTGCTGTACAGGTAAATATACCGAGTGGTTTGACTATTCAGGGTGATTTAAGATGGCTTTCGGAAGCAATTCAAAACATCCTTAAAAATTGCATAGAAAATACAGGCGAGAACGGGATAATTGAACTTGTCTGTATGGACAATCCATTGTTTACCGAGATTGCCATCCACGACAGTGGTGAGGGCTTTGAAAAAGAAGACTTGCCCTGCTTATTTGACAGGTTTTATCGTGGTAAAAATACAAACGCTACAGGATACGGAATTGGCTTGGCTCTCTGCAAGATGATTATAACCCGGCAGGGCGGGACGATTACTGCAAAGAATCACCCCAAGGGAGGAGCACTATTTTCTGTCCGTTTCCCAAAGTGA
- a CDS encoding response regulator transcription factor: protein MKRIFLVEDDKAIAKNLILLLREEGFSVTHAPTRSEALAALTGNTFDLALIDISLPDGNGFTVCTEIKETGDIPVIFLTASGDEASVVTGLNMGADDYITKPFRPRELIARIGTALRKSGRFRLDYEIRGLHVDTASGIVKKNGSEIFLSALEYRLLLVFISNPKSILTRGRLLDELWDAAGEFVNDNTLTVYIKRLREKIEDDPASPQIILTVRGTGYRLGDEYASE, encoded by the coding sequence TTGAAACGAATATTTTTAGTTGAGGATGATAAGGCAATTGCAAAAAACCTTATACTTTTGCTCCGAGAAGAAGGTTTTTCAGTCACACACGCTCCTACGCGGAGTGAAGCCCTTGCCGCACTTACCGGGAATACATTTGACTTGGCACTCATTGATATTTCATTGCCTGATGGCAATGGCTTTACTGTTTGCACGGAAATAAAAGAAACAGGCGATATTCCCGTTATCTTTTTAACGGCATCCGGTGATGAGGCTAGTGTTGTCACAGGGCTTAACATGGGTGCAGATGACTATATCACCAAGCCTTTTCGCCCGCGTGAATTGATTGCGCGAATAGGAACCGCCCTACGAAAAAGCGGACGGTTCAGGTTAGATTATGAAATTCGCGGACTTCATGTGGATACGGCCAGCGGCATTGTGAAAAAAAACGGTAGTGAGATTTTCCTCTCAGCACTGGAATACCGCTTGTTATTGGTATTTATAAGCAATCCTAAAAGTATACTCACGAGGGGCAGGCTGCTTGACGAATTATGGGACGCAGCAGGGGAGTTCGTCAATGACAATACATTAACTGTGTACATAAAACGATTACGGGAAAAGATAGAGGACGACCCAGCAAGCCCCCAGATTATTCTAACCGTTCGGGGGACAGGGTATCGATTGGGAGATGAGTATGCTTCGGAATAG